The DNA segment TACGAACACTTCACCGAACGAATTTCCCAACTTACAGCCCACATACCAACTCTATTAACACCAATTATACCACGTTGAAACCTCGAGCCAAGCCCTCACACCCGAGGCTAGCTCAAAGTCCAACCCTTAGCCGATTTGCCCCATTCTGAGCCCCCTACTACACGGCCACAACTACAGCCCAAAAGTCCTCATCTCCAGCCCTTCTAGTCACCTTAAACCTCATCCAACACACCATTTAAACTTCAAATCATCTAGCCTAGGCATCCCCTTAAGaattatttaaccaaattaCAGAAATTGAGCTCATACACTCCAAGTAACAagcttaaattttttaaatatactaGCACCTTCAAGAATCAATCAGCACACAAGACATAGCTCATTTTAACATCAAGAACACATATGAATCTCGAAATTTAGGCATGAACCATATTGATTTTTGTGCAAAATTTGAAATCCAAGCTCAAAAATTCACCAAACTCGAAATAcatgaagaaaatcaaagaatacACATAATATCTTTACTTCGTGGCcaaagaacatgtttatacttGCATTAACTCAAAACAAACCACTAAAAGGGCTGGAAATTTCGAAGGAATGGAGTCCTTTCTTCCTTGGGAGTGTGCTCCAGCCGGTGGGGAGGTGGGACAGCGGCGGCGGCGGCTACAGTGGAGGAGGAGGGTGGCCGATGGGTTTGGGTGTGAGAGGGGAGGGAAAAGGCGGCCAAGGAGAGAAATGGGGGGAAGGGTTTCTAATTTGATGAGTTCTAGGGTTTGggaattaaattgtgtgtgtatgtaAAAGTTTTAGAAATGTTACTTTAATAACTTAAAGAAGTGTTACTAGGTGTATTACAACTCTTACACTACTCACACCAATTCCCTTAAATTCCCTatctttgaaaatttaaaaatttgaaggaaaaaattaaatttcattttcctatgttttaaaatgataaatttgAAAAGTTCTAAAATAAACTCTAAAATGTCATCAAAACAATTACGGTCACCCGAAAAGTCTTAAAACTGaatttttttatctattttCCTCAGTTTCTTATAAATCTCAAATCTTGAGAAAACTAAGAATTACCGCCAAAATCCACCGTCTCCTCAAGCCGGACCCGGAATCACTAAACTCGGGAACTCAAGATTAATTAGCTTaaataattaagaaaataaaaatttaaggaatttaaaacaattaaatctctgaaattaaaattataaatatttaagcgAAATTAGGCATGTAAACCAAATTATGGAATTCTTGAcactacaattcctccctccctaatatggaatttcgtcctcgaaatttgaaaCTTACCAAAAACCTCTGGTTAGCGAGTCCTGATGTCCACTTCTGTCTCCCAATTAGCTTTCTCATCCGAATGGTTCAACTATTTCACTTCGACCATCGGAATCACCTTGTTACGGAGTCTCCTCTCCTGTCTTTCCATAATCCAAACAGGCCTCTCTTCATAAGCCATATGCGGTGAGAGTTTAAGGGGTTCAAAATTGAGCACATGTGAAGGATTCGAGACGTACTTCTTCAGCATAGATACGTAGAAGACGTTGTGCACCCCAGCAAGACTAGGCGAAAATGCCACCCTATATGCTAACGTCCCCACTCTGTCAAGAATCTCAAAAGGTCCTATGAAAAATGGAGCTAATGTCCCCTTTATTTCCAAACCTCGTCACACCTTTCATAGTAGCTACTCGGACaaaaacatgatcacccacTGAAAACTCCAGATTTCTCCTCCTAATATCTGCGTAGCTCTTTTGCTTACTCTGAGCAGTCTTTATCCTATCCCGGATCTTGACTACAATATCAGCAGTCTGCTGAACAATATCTGGCCCCAATTCCGATCTCTCACCAATCTCATCCCACAAAACAGGAGACATGCACTTCTTTCCATAAAGTGCCTCATAGGGAGCCATACCGATAGTATATTTAAAACTGTTATTGTAAGTAAACTCCACAAGTGGTAATCTCGACTCCAAACTGTTTTGGAAATCAATAGCAAAGGCTTGCAGTAGATCCTCCAATATCTGAATCACTCTCTCAGATTACCCACCCGTCTGTGGGTGAAAAGTTGTTCTAAATAGAAGTTTCATTCCCAAATTCGAATGAAtactcttccaaaaagacgaagtaaaTCGTGTTTCTATATCAGACACAATGGAGATGGAAATACCATGTAATCTGACTATCCCCCTGGATATACAACTCCGCGTACTGAGTCATAGTGAAGGTCGTCTGTACCGGTAGGAATTGTGCTGACTTAGTGAGACGAtctacaataacccaaatagcattcgaGCGTCTCACTGTCCTAGGTAAACCGACGACAAAATCCATTGTAATATTTTCCCATTTTCAATCGGGAATAGGAAGTGGCTTAAGCAATTCGGTAGGCCTCTGATGCTCCGCTTTGACCTGGTGGCATGTCAAACACTCAAACACAAAACGGGCGATGTCACGCTTCATGCCCGGCCACCAATACAACTTTTTAAGATCCCGATGCATCTCTGTAATCCctgggtgaatggagtacgacgatgcatgagcctctgtcatgatagtaactcgcagtGAGTCACCTGCGGGCACCCAAAGTCTACCTATAAACTTCACAATGCCATCTACCACCGAATACAATCCACTGCCCTTAACCTCATCTCTTTGTCTCCACTTCTTCATTTGTTCATCAACTTCCTGTGCAACCCGAATATGATCAAATAGAGTGTTCTGCACTGATAGTGAAGACAATCTGGGAGCTTTACCCCTATATAAAACTCTAGACCAAACCTCTGAATTTTATCCTACAACGGTCTAGACACTGTCATAGAGGTAATCATTGCAGTCTTCCTACTCAAGGAATCTACAACGATGTTAGCTTTACCAAGGTGGTAACTAATGtcgcagtcataatctttcaccaactccaaTC comes from the Henckelia pumila isolate YLH828 chromosome 1, ASM3356847v2, whole genome shotgun sequence genome and includes:
- the LOC140863958 gene encoding uncharacterized protein is translated as MAPYEALYGKKCMSPVLWDEIGERSELGPDIVQQTADIVVKIRDRIKTAQSKQKSYADIRRRNLEFSVGDHVFVRVATMKGPFEILDRVGTLAYRVAFSPSLAGVHNVFYVSMLKKYVSNPSHVLNFEPLKLSPHMAYEERPVWIMERQERRLRNKVIPMVEVK